Sequence from the Scyliorhinus canicula chromosome 7, sScyCan1.1, whole genome shotgun sequence genome:
CTTGAAGAATTATTCCAATAGTCCACAACTTTAACTAAAGACATGATCAGCAGGCTAGAAAATACAGTGTATAATAATTAGTGTATAatactttctttttctttcatccTGTCCATGTAAATACTCTGCCAGAATCAAGATACAAGTGCATTCGAACCGCTGTTAGCAGTGACATAATGATTGTTTTACAGGTTCTTGAGGATCCATCTCTCGAAGGACCCATGGCTCCACAGCTCCAGTCTCCCGCCCGGCTCCCTCTGAATGTGGTTCAGGGGGATCTGAACGCGCTGAGCCCTGCAGTGAGAGACTTTGTTGAAGAGAATGCAAAGCTGTGTCAGCCGGACAGCATCCATATCTGTGATGGCAGTGAGGAAGAAAACCGACAGATTTTGTCCCTGATGGAAGAGCAAGGCATGATCAAACGTTTGCGGAAGTATCAGAACTGGTGAGTAGCTTCCTCCTCCACATGTTTTGACGACGTTTTATGGTGCTTGTCAATTGTAATTTTTCACTTCGGCATCAGCAACACGCACTCCCAGGTCAGATATACAAAGGGTTACATGCAGAgcacagctccctctacactgtcctgcgAACGTGCATCAGCACAAGATTCAGAAGACTATTTTCTGCTTTACCAGTTGGCACTTCCATTTAACAAACCTGCTGTTTATAACTCCTGGGTGGGATTTCTGGTTCAGTAACGATTTGCAGACAATTTACTGTCCATATGTTCATAAAAGTaaaatcaccatagtcccaggtgaccataggctgctttcctctttgaggggcagGGCAGACtggtggttatttaacctgaagatcaccgcacttcagatgaggggcaaggttgagaaggtgcggccttcatgaataacctcagctggcacgggaattgaacccgcactgttggcctcgctctgcaggTCCACATGCTCATATTCTTGACCTTAATGCACAAGTAGGTGACTGAACAGAGATCCAGGCACCGACAACACAAGAGAGAGATTTCCTGTGACTGTGGAATGACATACAGGCCAACACAAGTCGATTAATTGTATGACAGCAGTTACAAGCCTGAAAGAAGGTCATTAAGTTAAAAGATACGGGTCAAAGCCTGATTGAAGTTGTAAGTGATGACAACTCATTGATGCCAAGcaaaataaacatagaacatatagaacatagaacatacagtgcagaaggaagccatttggccccgagtctgcaccaacccacataagccctcacttccatcctatccccgtaacccaataacccctcctaacctttttggacactaagggcaatttagcatggccaatccacctaacctgcacatctttggactgtgggaggaaaccggtgtacCCTGCTGCATATTGTTATAGAGACATGAGTCCAGGAGGTAGTCGCCTTGCTGCACTCACCACATTTAAAACAGGGGAAGATAGAACACATAGCACAAGGTTCATTGTCCTGATcttccacagcgtcacactgcATAAAATACATTACAtttagtctaaaaattaggttTCCTACAGAAAGGTCACTGCCCTGCAAATGGCTTTCAGACCTTGGACAGATTGAACACATGAAGTAATTAGTTCCAGCCTTCAACCCTGAATCACCACACATTGCAGGAATGTATTATTGAATTGTGATGGCGATAAAGCTGGACTCACTGTGACTGAATTGAATGAATTGTTGCTACTTCCAGCTGGTTGGCTCGTACAGACCCCAGGGATGTTGCTCGTGTGGAGAGTAAAACTGTGATTGTGACTCCTGAACAGAGAGACACCATTCCTGTAGCAAAGAGTGGTGTCAGCCAGCTCGGGCGCTGGCTGTCGGAGAAGGAATTTGAAAAGGCATTCAATGCCCGATTCCCAGAGTGTATGAAAGGTACAGACATTAATTCAATCTGGAATATTTCTGAGCTATTCTTTCTGCATACAGTCTTGTGAGTTATTACTCAATGAGGGTGTGATGGTGGTGTCAGCGATTGACTCTTCGGTGTGGACTATATCTTTCTAAACCTACTCAACCATTATGCTCACCTGCTTCTTACTCTGCACAATGCCATAGACGGGGTTGGTGGACTATCCAACAGGATTCAGAATCTCTGCTGCTAACTGTGAAAGATTCTGACCTACTTACATTGCAGACAAAATTCCCACCTGTACCATTCATCAGCCCTAACTACACCACTGTAGTTGGCAGGCTTGCCTGTTCCAGGGCacagtggcataatggtaatgccattggtctagtaatccagggtaaagctatggagacatgggttcaaaatCCCTCCacagtagctggtggaatttaaatttggtcAATAAATCTCGGTAATAGTGAACATGACAACTACCGATTGTGGtagaagcccatctggttcactaatgccctttagggagggaaatctgctgtccttgcctggtctggcctacctgtgatccAGATCCATAGAatcataactgccctctgaaagctAGTAAGCCATCCAGTTCTTGGACAactagggattggcaacaaatgttggGCCAGCCAGGAGTAGAAAAGGAATAAAAAGAGATTAGAAGCTGGCATGAACAATACAGAATGGTGGCGAATACCGGCCTGAAGTTCATCTTAAATCAAAAGAGCTTCTTTCCTAATCCCCACCATCCCATGCACAAATTACAGGTGCAAGGGAGTTTGGTGTTTCGATAACAGAAATTCTGAGCTTCACTCTTGTGGTTTATGTCCTCCTCCTAATCCATTGGTGAGATAACTATCTTGGTGTTACTCACCATATTTGTTAATCCGCCTGGAGCACTGTAAATGCTTTAACAGACAGTTGGGATTATGGCAGTGTCTGAGTTTAATCTTGAGTTGATGTGGATTTAAAGACAAAGCAAATTCTATCCCAGAATAGTCTCAGCAGTGATTTTCTTCCTGTAAATCTTTAGGCCGTACAATGTACCTGATTCCATTCAGCATGGGGCCTGTGGGATCACCTCTGTCCAAGATCGGGATCCAGCTGACTGATTCACCTTACGTCGTGGCTAGCATGAGGATCATGACTCGCATGGGATCAGCTGTACTGGAGACCCTGGGGAATGACcagtttgtcaaatgccttcattCAGTCGGATGCCCTTTGCCACTAAAGAGTGAGTTTGGATTCAGCACCTCTGGATTGTTCTCTGCGTGCGggcgagggaaggggaggggggtcttctCCTTTGATCCTGCAGCCTTTTATACAGCTTTGGATGACAATCCCTCTTTTGTATTTAGGGCCACTGGTCAATAACTGGGCCTGCAATCCGGAGCTGACTCTGGTCGCCCACATACCTCAGCGCAGGGAGATTGTTTCATTTGGAAGCGGTTATGGAGGGAACTCACTGCTGGGGAAGAAGTGCTTCGCTCTGCGCATCGCATCCAGGATTGCTGAAGAAGAGGGCTGGCTGGCTGAGCACATGCTGGTAAGATTACAGGGGGTATTCATTGCTGGATCTTTAACCGCTGTAGTTTATCAGTAAGAAGCCTTTTTCCCGTGAAAGAAGCAAACTTCTAAAATAACACAAATATCATATTTGAGCTCGACATTAAGATGTCAGCCTTGGCTGAATTGGTAACCCTCTCACCTCTGACTCAGACATCATGGGTCCAAGTCCCCCTCAAGAGGCTTGAGAACATAATTCAAGTTGAAAATccagtgctgcattgtcggagatgccatctttcagatcaGACGTTAACTGAAGCCCCCTCTGGTCTCTCATGCGGCTAGAAAATATACCACACCataattttgaagaataaagggtgatTTAGTTCCCCTGGttgcctggacaatatttatcctttaACCACCATCACTAAAACTGATTATTTTGGCTATTATCACATCACTGCTTGTGGGACCTTGCTATGCACTTTATTGTCTGCCATGTTTCTGACATTGCACCAATGATTTAATAAAAGTAGGTCATTTTCTCGAATGAACATTGGGTCATCCTGAGATATTGAAAGGTGCTATTCAAATTCTCCCACAAAAATCACTAAACAATGAGTAAGTTTCTCAGTCTGACACTGTTGCAGTTTAGGTTAAATGAGGAGTTTTGGGTGTATTGTACTGGAGGAATTTCAAAGCATTAAATCATTTGGGACCAGCTGTGAGACATGTGAAGGTGAGGAAATACTCAATAATCATACGTTGTTCACCCTGTGTCAGCGTGAACTCACACACTGAGTGTGGCATGCTGCAGTAATGAGAAATGTAGaatagacagtaacccagggtcaGCGCACAGACAGCATTTACTCATcagcttctcctctctctcccagaTCCTCGGAGTGACCAATCCCAAAGGGCAGAAGAAGTACATTGCTGCTGCGTTCCCCAGTGCTTGTGGGAAAACAAACATGGCCATGATGAATCCAACATTACCCGGCTGGAAGGTGGAATGTGTGGGAGATGACATCGCCTGGATGAAATTCGATGAACAAGGTTTGTTGGTCTTGGCATCTCACTATAGTTGAAGGTTGATGTGAAATGACTAGACGGGGAAGATAGCCATTTTGTGCGGAACATGCATTGCCTGGTGAATTGAGTTTATTAATTTATCTCTCATTGGACCTTCCCACAGGTAACCTGAGAGCAATCAACCCAGAAAATGGCTTCTTTGGTGTAGCTCCCGGGACGTCTGTAAAAACAAACCCAAACGCAATGAAAACCATCAGCAAGAACACTATTTTCACCAATGTAGCAGAGACCAGCGATGGGGGTGTTTACTGGGAAGGAATCGATGAAAATCTGCTCCCCGGTGTCACCGTGACTTCCTGGAAAAACAAAGAGTGGAGACCAGAGGATGGAGAACCATGTTCACACCCCAACTCCAGGTTCTGTACTCCTGCCGGACAATGTCCGATCATTGACCCAGACTGGGAGTCTCCTGAAGGAGTTCCCAT
This genomic interval carries:
- the LOC119969375 gene encoding phosphoenolpyruvate carboxykinase, cytosolic [GTP]-like isoform X1, producing MAPQLQSPARLPLNVVQGDLNALSPAVRDFVEENAKLCQPDSIHICDGSEEENRQILSLMEEQGMIKRLRKYQNCWLARTDPRDVARVESKTVIVTPEQRDTIPVAKSGVSQLGRWLSEKEFEKAFNARFPECMKGRTMYLIPFSMGPVGSPLSKIGIQLTDSPYVVASMRIMTRMGSAVLETLGNDQFVKCLHSVGCPLPLKRPLVNNWACNPELTLVAHIPQRREIVSFGSGYGGNSLLGKKCFALRIASRIAEEEGWLAEHMLILGVTNPKGQKKYIAAAFPSACGKTNMAMMNPTLPGWKVECVGDDIAWMKFDEQGNLRAINPENGFFGVAPGTSVKTNPNAMKTISKNTIFTNVAETSDGGVYWEGIDENLLPGVTVTSWKNKEWRPEDGEPCSHPNSRFCTPAGQCPIIDPDWESPEGVPIEGIVFGGRRPKGVPLVYEAFNWQHGVFIGAAMRSEATAAAEHKGKVIMHDPFAMRPFFGYNFGRYLSHWLSMEHRPSSKLPKIFHINWFRKDNQNNYLWPGFGENCRVLEWMFRRIEGEDCAKLSPLGFIPTDNALNLNGLGLVNMDELFSVEKKFWEEEVEAIRKYFEDQVNIDLPSDMANQLLQLGQRISRV
- the LOC119969375 gene encoding phosphoenolpyruvate carboxykinase, cytosolic [GTP]-like isoform X2 codes for the protein MAPQLQSPARLPLNVVQGDLNALSPAVRDFVEENAKLCQPDSIHICDGSEEENRQILSLMEEQGMIKRLRKYQNCWLARTDPRDVARVESKTVIVTPEQRDTIPVAKSGVSQLGRWLSEKEFEKAFNARFPECMKGRTMYLIPFSMGPVGSPLSKIGIQLTDSPYVVASMRIMTRMGSAVLETLGNDQFVKCLHSVGCPLPLKRPLVNNWACNPELTLVAHIPQRREIVSFGSGYGGNSLLGKKCFALRIASRIAEEEGWLAEHMLILGVTNPKGQKKYIAAAFPSACGKTNMAMMNPTLPGWKVECVGDDIAWMKFDEQGNLRAINPENGFFGVAPGTSVKTNPNAMKTISKNTIFTNVAETSDGGVYWEGIDENLLPGVTVTSWKNKEWRPEDGEPCSHPNSRFCTPAGQCPIIDPDWESPEGVPIEGIVFGGRRPKGVPLVYEAFNWQHGVFIGAAMRSEATAAAEHKGMRVIERERTLG